The Nitrospira sp. KM1 genome includes a window with the following:
- the tmpT gene encoding thiopurine S-methyltransferase, giving the protein MDPSFWHQRWEKNEIAFHESKANPLLVKHFKELSLLKGRRIFVPLCGKTLDIAWLVSHGYHVAGAELSQVAIEQLFIELGAQPEISTVGELEQWSANNIDIFVGNIFALSRKILGPADAIYDRAALVAFPEEMRKRYAAHLIEITGKAPQLMICYDYDQRLMDGPPFSISNDEVRRHYANHYDLTLISSTDVSGGLKGKCPAKENVWLLRNK; this is encoded by the coding sequence ATGGATCCAAGTTTTTGGCATCAACGCTGGGAGAAGAATGAAATTGCGTTCCACGAAAGTAAGGCCAACCCGCTCTTGGTCAAGCACTTCAAGGAATTGTCTTTACTCAAAGGCAGGCGGATATTCGTCCCATTGTGCGGTAAGACCCTCGATATTGCTTGGCTGGTCTCTCACGGCTATCACGTCGCCGGAGCTGAATTGAGTCAAGTTGCCATCGAGCAGCTATTCATCGAACTTGGAGCGCAACCGGAAATATCTACAGTCGGCGAACTCGAGCAGTGGAGCGCCAACAATATCGACATATTCGTTGGAAATATCTTCGCATTGTCCAGAAAGATACTTGGTCCAGCCGATGCCATCTATGACAGGGCGGCGTTAGTGGCCTTCCCCGAAGAAATGCGAAAACGCTATGCCGCGCATCTGATAGAGATAACTGGGAAGGCACCACAGTTGATGATTTGCTATGACTACGACCAACGCCTGATGGATGGGCCTCCGTTTTCAATCAGCAATGATGAAGTACGCCGGCATTACGCAAATCATTACGATCTAACGCTCATTTCGAGCACGGATGTATCCGGTGGATTAAAGGGGAAATGTCCCGCCAAAGAGAATGTCTGGCTGCTAAGAAATAAGTAG